A stretch of DNA from Mauremys mutica isolate MM-2020 ecotype Southern chromosome 25, ASM2049712v1, whole genome shotgun sequence:
GAGCCCCTGCGTGATGCAGGAGGCCACTGGCTGTGTGTACGACAGTGCCGCCATGGAGCATCCGTGTAAACATAATGTGCCGCACTTTAAGGCTACACAAAGAACATGTGTTCAACCAGGAGGCACATGGCCATTTCACAAATGCAGCCCTGGGCCGCTGCGGCTGTCCTGGCCTAGATTCTttccagcactgggaggggactGCCTCACTGGGAAATCCTCCTGTTGGCTTCTTCACCAGCTGCTTTGTGGGGAAATCTCCCTTGGGTCCAGACAGTGATTTGGCATCGCTTCTCTCATTGCGCTTCTCGGCGCTGAACTGTCCTAGGTCGCTCTGCGCCTATCTTAAAATTAAGTGGTAGCCTTCTGGAGCCTGCACTGAGAGAGACAAAAGCACACGCACCCGTCACTTTCCCCGATCGGGAAATGAAGTCCTAGTGTCTCGTACTCGGCTTGAGCGAGGGCTTCTCCGTGCATTTGAGAGGACGTAAGACAGCACTTTAGGACAGCACAAAATCCTGTCGCACGGTGAGAATGAAGgagccttccccacccccaactagACCTGCACAGGCAGCTGTGCAGATACAGTATTAGCAAAGAGCAGGCTGTATTGTAGTAGCCATCTGCTTCCCCCTCTATTGACTGTGCTGAGTGCTCCTtagctgcttctctcctcccccaatgaagctgcatttcagtggaggCGCGTTTATAAATTAAAGTGTTTGGAGATCAGCGTAGGTAGATCCCAAAAATGTGTTATCAAAAAACCTCCCcaagcccccttcccacctcatgTGGGTctattttttctccctcttcttttATGACCAATGTTCATGAGAGTCATTTTCCCCATTCTGTCGTGAGCCAGGGCCATCACAACTGGACTGGAGTTTCCTCTCACAGGCTTGTTTTTACTGCTCATTTCCCCGCCCGTTCCTTTTCCCATATACCTTTGGTAACAGCTGCTATGAAACAGGATTCATCTGGCAGGTTTCTGACCATCTGCGGTGCCCCAGAGAGGAAAGAGACAAGGTTAGAACGTGGGCGTGAGTCAGCTGCTCATTCTTCAGcggtgctgaggcaggattttAAGAGGCAGGGTGCAAATTGCTAGGGTGGGTACCAGTTGCTTGGTCATCCTGCTGATGTATAATACCCAGCTCTTATAGAGCACTTTTCGgtggtagatctcaaagcaccatCTTCTTCATTATCCCCGTCTTACAGGaaagtggggcacagagaggggaagtgagttgcccaaggtcatccagctgaccagtggcagagctaggactagaacccagttttcctgagtcccaggccaatgctctAGCCGCAAGGCCACACAAGGCAGGATATGCACGTACTGGCCAGTGCAAGGGGGACTCCCCTTATccttctgacccccccccccatgtgatgTTCTACCCCTTCACCAACAGCAGCTGATCTTTTCTGGGACAGTCCAGCACAAAAGCAGGCTCTGCCAAGCAAGGGAGGGGATGGAATGGCTGAAGGCAAGAGCAGGTTTCCCAGACTGGATCCCTCCTTACCAGGTCACTGATGAGGATGTGAATCCCCGTCGGGCCCTGCTTGGAAACCTGCTGGATCTGGTTGGCCGGGAGGCTGAGCAGCTCTGCCAGTTTATTGGTCAGttctgtggcagtgagttcttCCAGATAGACCTCTTGGTATGTGGCTTCCAAAGAAAACCCCCAAAAGGAAGTGAGCCAGTGCCGGgatttccttccccttcccaagaGCTTTGTGAGGCGACAAAAGGACCTTCAGGATCACCTGCAGCTGCAGTAGAGACAAACCCGCCCTgcaagcccagctccagcccctcctgcagTATGAGGAAGTTTGGATTCAGATGCAGCCGCTGTAGCTGCCCCCAATCCCTGAAAGCTCCTGCTGACCTGAGGCAGGGCAGCCACTGCTTGGTTGCAAGCCAAGGGCTTGATCCACTGTTTAGGAAGAGCTGTCTGACTAAAGGCTTTATACAGTTGCTCATCGGGGGGATCTTAGCCTCTTCCCCAGCATAATTatattggcttcaatggactgtggccccagccctgagccaaatATGCAGCCAGGGGCAGCTTTGCATGGATGGGTGCACCAGAAATGCATAGCTAGAGTCCAGTGCAGAATCTCTCCTGAGCCCAAGACTTCCTGTGCCCAGCCCAGGGTCAAAGGAGCATTGGCCTGGCTCCCTGAACTTGGCTCTCGGGAGCACTCACAGTGAAGAGTAGCTGCTTGTTTTACCTGGGGGCGAGTCCTCGGGGCTGTCTCTGCCATTGGCTTGGGGCTCCCTGGACATGTACAGGGTGAGCCGAGGGCGGACGCACCTGTGGGAGAGGAGAGCGTGTTGACTGGCCTATCGACCTGTAGCTCTTGTAGCCATGCTCATTTATCGTGTATTGCATCCAGGACCGGTCAAGTGCTGCCTGCGTGTGTGCACGTGTCCTCCCCACAAGACCTCAATGccaattttacaggtggggaaactgaggcacggggcttGTGATTCACTGGAAGCTGCGTAGGGAgtctagcagagctgggaactgaagccagatctcctgggtccctgGCACAGGGCTTCAAATGcacacccctccttcctctgCGGAATTCAGGGACACCCCACCTCCCTACCCTACCTCTGCAGCTGAAGAGAAGCTTGTAATTAACCCCTTAGACGTGCATTGATCTGCCCCAgccagggtgggtgggtgtgtgagagagagagagacgtatTACTGTGGTTGTGAGAGTGGAACACACTCCTGTGTGAACAGAGCTAACCGGGCCCAGGCTGTGCTATTTTCGGGGGTGGGGATAGCAATAGCATTGCCTAGTAGATGGAGGAGGCTGGGATGAGACCCCACGCGTCAGAGCATCTGGGGAATGGGGGTGAACTGCAGGGTTGCAATGTAGGCTGAAGAGCAGGAGCCCGTGGCCCGAGAGCAGCTGGAAGGAATGGTAACCCAGGTGTGCAAGAGGGAATGATCCTGCACAGCCTGGGAGAGGAGCTAGCTGTGACTCCATGACACTCCCACGTCTCGTCACCTGAGATCAGCAGCATCAGACCCCAGGGCTTGTGACGAGGTCACCACTGTCCGCCTGCGCAGGGACCTTATCGCTCCATGGCTGCTGCAATTCTAGCAGAGCCCTGGCCCTATCTCCGCGGTAAGCGCCACAAGACTAGCCTGTTCCGCGGTCCTGGCCCCTTAGCTCTGCCCGGACAGGCCtgcggggagccgggcagggccagcCACCCACTGCACCACCTCCTGCAGGCTGAGGCCAAGATTTCCAAAGGTGATTGGTGATTGTAGGGGTCCAAGTTCAGACTCCTTACAAgggctgagcacctgccctctgagaattgggggggggggcccaaCTCACTAATCCCTCCCTGAAATCGGGGCCTTAAACCTGGGCTGGCTATAGCCACCACATCCCACCCCCTGTGACAGCACTGAGAACTTACTGACTCGTGACAGGCGCCAGCCACATGCAAAGGAGACAGGGAGACTCTCTCTAAGCTACTGCTAGCGAGGTAGAGCAGTGACTTGGTGCAGCAAAGCGATTGCTTAGAGTATAAAGCCATTTGGGCAGAGACCATCCTTTTGTTCtgtatgtacagctcctagcacagtgggagCCTGGATTGTGACTGGGGCtgctaggtgctactgcagtgcAAATCAGTGGGTTCTGGGTCTGCCTGAGGACTGCAGGAGGGGACCCTGTGttccccctcccgccagcccagGATGCAGAGTGAAGTTCTCCCTCCTCACACCTGGCTTTCAGCGCATTGGAGAGCCGGATCCCATCAGCCGCTCCACAGATCTGGATGAGGTCACTGCGGGAAAGCTTCAGCAGGTCGGCTCctgcaaagagagagacagatgtGGCTGGcatgatcatcccagtgcagCGCTAAATCCCAGGGCGGAGCAGTTCACAGGCAGGGGCCGGATGTGCCATGCCGCAGGTCCCTGCCTGGGGAAGGAAAGCGTCTCCCTGGGTGGGACTGAGCTGAGCAGGACTCCTGTCTGTTTCAAACCCTCCCCTGGCTCCCCGCAGAGGAGGGTTAGGTCAGCAGGGGATGAAGGCAGCCGTCTCTGTGCCAGACCAATGACTCCGGCAGCATGGACCTGTTCAGAGCAGGCTGCTCCTCCAGCCCCTGGCTCAGCTGGGTTCTTCAGACaagccagagcccagctggcagAGCTGGTACCGGTCACGTGACCCATGTCCCTTTGTAAGTGGAGGCTGCTGTTCTGGGGTGACAATGGTAGGTCCCCAGGGGCACGGACAGACACGCCCTCTGACCCCCAACCTCTCCATCATCCAAGCCACCCGGAGTTTATCCATGCATCTCAGCACCTCTCCAGAGCATAGAGATGTATTTGTCTTGTGAGCATCCCCTTAGGACCGGGACAGAGCCACGCAAGGGTGAGCCTGGCCCAGAACTCAGCATCCCACCGCGGCCCCCCAACTTCTCCCTAGTTTCATGGGCTCAGGAAGTGAGGCGGCCTCACCTGTGAAATTAGCCAACATCCTGCAGTAACCGGAGAAGCGATTCTTGTGCAGCCACTGCTGGGTTTCCAAGATGGAGGCACAGGGACTGAGAGcctgggacagacagatggagaggGGAGTGTTTGGAGTGACAGGTGGGCTTGAGCCCCCAATCACGAGTTTTGTACTTACTCAGCAAGCCTCAGCCTAGCACTCACCTGGGTCCCCTGGACCTGGTGGAGTGACCATGAGGACTAGCTGGACGCCTGTGCGGAGACAGCCGCCAGGCATGGCTCCAGGTGCAGAGTGACGCTGGTAACCCCCAGGAACCTGAACGCCTTCAGCGTCTGTCCCAGCTGGGCCCAGACCCCCAGGCCTTGTCCTAGTACTAAATGCTGCAGTGTCCCAACCCAGGCGTGGGATCTAACCTCTGCAGGAATCCCACCGGCATGCCAGGTAGTTGTGCCCTGCAATCTCTTGCCAGCCACTGTCTCATCAGGGTATGGGGCAGGTTCAGTAAAAACCCCAGTGCATCCACGGATGGCTGAAGCTTGGTTACCTCCGCAGCTTATTCCGGTAGCGGGGCTGGGGTGGTCCCTGTGTGGCACAGGGGTTAGAACAGGAGCAAAGGgctctgagttctgttcccaagTGGCAGGGGAGCGTGATCAGGGCATGAGAGCGGgagcagggagtcaggactcctgggttctgcaccaggctctgggaggggatgtgCGATCGCGGATTAGAGCTGGTtcatgggagtcaggactcctgggttctgcacTGGGCTTTGGGAGGGGACACGTGATCAGGGACCTAGAGGGGTtcatgggagtcaggactcctgggttctgtgctgggctctgggaggagatgTGCAATCAGGGGGTTAGAGAAGgagcagggagtcaggactcctgggttctgcactgagctctgggagggaacaTGCAATCAGGGGCCTAGAGGGGATtcatgggagtcaggactcctgggttctgcaccGGGCTCTAGGAGGGGATGTATGAGTGGAGGGTTAGAGGGGGTtcatgggagtcaggattcctgggttctgcgCTGGGTTTTACCCCAGCCTTGCTGCAGGGCATCGGCTcatgtcacttagtctctctgcctcagtttcctcacggGCAAGATGGGTGCAATAACACCCACCCTGCAGCATGCAGAGACTCGCTTGATAAGCAAGTGCTTTGAGTTCCTCCACCCGCCCGCCGGGAAAGGAATGATGGTTCCTCTGTTACATGCAGTGCCGAGGTCCCCTCCTGCCACCAGAGGGCAGCTGGCCatggcacagggtgggggtggaagaaAAGCAGAGTGAAGAAAGGGAAGCGCCAGGCAGGTTCTTACCTCGGCCGTGTTCTCTGCTGGGCTGTCTGAGGGGCAGCTGGGCGAGGAACAACCTCTGCCAGGGAGAAGGGAGACGGTTATCCTGCAGCAGGcggcgggggtggaggggagtgaTCAGAGCAGGGGGTCTTTCCAGCTTACCTTTCGGGGGGCAGCAGCTTGAAGGCGTGAGGTGAAGGGAGcccgggggtggctggggggctgTTGGGGCTGCTGGAGGCTTCAGGCCAGGGGCCGCACTggaagcagaggggagaggaTTTGATAGTTTCCACGTCTCTAGCACTGCTGTGCTTTGCATGCAGCTCCCCCCTtcgtgcagccacctctggggtggagggtgagacCTAGTCACCACCCttgcccaccaccacctccctgtCTCAGTTGGGGGGTTAGACGAGTGTGCGCTTCCCAGCCAGGGAAgtcagaaccctaaccctagggcagggcgccctacccataggaaccctaaccctagctccaagtgccctacccataggaaccctaaccctagggcgtgaaggcctacccataggaaccctaaccctagctccaagtgccctacccataggaaccctaaccctaggacgggaagccctacccataagaaccctaaccctagggcgggaagcccaacccataggaaccctaaccctagctccaggtgccctacccataggaaccctaatcctagctccagatgccctacccataggaaccctaacactagctccaggtggcctacccataggaaccctaaccctaggacgggaagccctacccataggaaccctaaccctaggacgggaagccctacccataggaaccctaaccctagctccaagtgccctacccataggaaccctaaccctagggcgggaagcccaacccataggaaccctaaccctagctccaggtgccctacccataggaaccctaaccctagggcgggaagccctacccataggaaacctaaccctagctccaagtgccctacccataggaaccctaaccctagggcaggaagccctacccataggaaccctaaccctagggtgggaagcccaacccataggaaccctaaccctagctccaagtgccctacccataggaaccctaaccctagggcgggaagccctactcatagaaaccctaaccctagctccaagtgccctacccataggaaccctaaccctagctccaggtgccctacccataggaaccctaaccctagggcgggaagcccaacccataggaaccctaaccctagctccaagtgccctacccataggaacccgaaccctagggcgggaagcccaacccataggaacccttaccctagctccaagtgccctacccataggaaccctaaccctagggcgggaaacccaacacataggaaccctaaccctagctccaagtgccctacccataggaaccctaaccctagctgccaatgccctacccacaggaaccctaaccctagctccaagtgccctacccataggaaccctaaccctagggcgggaaacccaacacataggaaccctaaccctagctccaagtgccctacccataggaaccctaacccttgctccaagtgccctacccataggaaccctaaccctagggcgggcagccctacccataggaaccctaaccctagctccaagtgccctactcataggaactctaaccctagggcgggcagccctacccataggaaccctaaccgtagctcgaagtgccctataCTTAGGGGACACACCTCTGGTTATCTTCCTGCCCCGTTCAGAGCTTGGCCCCGATCCTGCTCCTTTAAAGGTCAAGGCCCACCCAGATCTCCCCTACCCAGGAACACtgcactgccacacccctcagcTGGGCTGCCGTGGGGGACCCAAGGTACGGCTAGAAACTCAGTGCCAACAAGGCTGGTGCCCCTCtcagctgccccggggctgtgGGGTTGCCCCACGGCTGCCCCAAACCTACCTCTGCCAGCACTGTGCTCTCATAGGAAGGCTGGTATTTTTCTCGCTCCTGCGGTGACTGTTTCTCGATTTTCTCCCGGTCAGTTTTTTGTTTCCTGTCTGCTCCTTTGGGCTGAAAAAACAAATTTCCCTGATTCCAACTGGCCCCCGGAAGTGCAGaccctcccccaggctgggccagCAGGATATGGTCCTCTGAAAGTCCCCAGCACCCTCTACCTCTCTGCAGCCATCGATCTTCGCAAAGGATCTTAGTACTGCTATCTGCATTTTggtgatggggaaactgaggcagagcagggcagtcacccagcaggtctgggtcagagctgggaataaaaccccagCGTGCTGAGTCCCACTCTGGGGTCTTAACCACTGTACCACACTGCCTCCCGTGCGGTGGTGATGGCAATATATAAATCTCTGAACAGGGGCGCTAGCACCCCTCTGGTGTCTTCGAATCTAGCCCTT
This window harbors:
- the LOC123356275 gene encoding transcription factor CP2-like protein 1, coding for MLFWHSQPEHYWPGPGEMYPCSGGNLLRESLALPFLKQEEQNNISTSAELHCPAFQYVLCTPTSPAIKQHEETLTYLNQGQSYEIRMLCNPKLGDFSECRKLLKSVARVVFHDRRLQYTEHQQLEGWRWNRPGDRILDIDIPLSVGVLEPHIHPTLLNTVEFLWDPAKRTSVFMQVHCISTEFTLRKNGGEKGVPFRIQIDTYKANEKGEHVDHLHSASCLVKVFKPKGADRKQKTDREKIEKQSPQEREKYQPSYESTVLAECGPWPEASSSPNSPPATPGLPSPHAFKLLPPERGCSSPSCPSDSPAENTAEALSPCASILETQQWLHKNRFSGYCRMLANFTGADLLKLSRSDLIQICGAADGIRLSNALKARCVRPRLTLYMSREPQANGRDSPEDSPPATYQEVYLEELTATELTNKLAELLSLPANQIQQVSKQGPTGIHILISDLMVRNLPDESCFIAAVTKVQAPEGYHLILR